One window from the genome of Kaistella carnis encodes:
- a CDS encoding sodium-translocating pyrophosphatase: protein MDLFYLVPIFGIIALIYTFVQSSWVSKQNAGNDRMKEIAGHISDGAMAFLKAEYKIMGYFVIIVAVLLALMGATNSNSHWTIGVSFVLGAILSALAGFIGMKIATKSNVRTAEAAKTSLSKALKVSFAGGSVMGMGVAGLAVLGLGGLYLIIKQIFAPGAGVDSLEMEKTIEILTGFSLGAESIALFARVGGGIYTKAADVGADLVGKVEAGIPEDDPRNPATIADNVGDNVGDVAGMGADLFGSYVATVLATMVLGRETFSDDAFGGYAPILLPMLIAGTGIIYSMIGTLFVKIAETTELDTAPVQNALNLGNWGSIVITAISSYFLVNYLMPDTMTLRGHEFTKMGVFGAIMVGLVVGTLMSIITEYYTAMGKRPVKSIIKQSSTGHATNIIGGLAVGMESTLLPILVLAGGIYGSYLCAGLYGVAIAAAGMMATTAMQLAIDAFGPIADNAGGIAEMSELPKEVRERTDILDAVGNTTAASGKGFAIASAALTALALFAAFVGIAGIDGIDIYRADVLAGLFVGAMIPFIFSSLAIKAVGEAAMAMVEEVRRQFREIPGILEGKAVPEYEKCVAISTDASIKKMMLPGAIALVSPLLIGFIFGPEVLGGFLAGATVSGVLMGMFQNNAGGAWDNAKKSFEKGVEINGEMHYKGSEPHKASVTGDTVGDPFKDTSGPSMNILIKLMSIVSLVIAPTLAILHKDKIDQNRKEKLESLQAMIGTAAVPIVVDGGAVVMPAAEIRGQLNEDGDFVYDIGNMKQVKLADKTIALGENSQLYRMYNGLKTNDKTVLNPDQWYTIENLYFQSGSSDLKAGSEQQLNNLAEILNAYPSVKIKLGGYTDNTGSEETNMRLSNLRAQSAKLKLLEMGIAADRIEAQGYGAEHPVCEANDTDECKAQNRRIDVHVVNF, encoded by the coding sequence ATGGATTTATTTTATTTAGTACCAATCTTTGGTATTATTGCTTTAATCTACACTTTTGTCCAAAGCTCTTGGGTGAGTAAACAAAATGCAGGTAATGACCGGATGAAGGAGATCGCAGGTCACATTTCCGACGGAGCCATGGCTTTCTTGAAGGCAGAATACAAAATCATGGGCTACTTCGTGATCATTGTAGCTGTATTACTTGCTTTAATGGGTGCTACGAATTCGAACTCGCACTGGACCATAGGCGTTTCTTTTGTCTTAGGTGCCATCCTTTCTGCTCTGGCAGGATTTATCGGAATGAAAATCGCCACAAAATCCAATGTAAGAACAGCGGAAGCCGCGAAGACTTCATTATCAAAAGCCCTGAAGGTTTCCTTTGCAGGAGGTTCGGTAATGGGAATGGGAGTTGCGGGATTGGCCGTGTTAGGTCTCGGTGGATTGTACCTCATCATCAAACAGATCTTCGCGCCGGGTGCTGGTGTTGATTCTTTGGAAATGGAAAAAACCATAGAGATTTTAACAGGGTTTTCTTTAGGAGCTGAATCAATCGCCTTGTTTGCACGTGTAGGTGGCGGAATTTATACAAAAGCTGCCGATGTGGGTGCTGATTTGGTTGGTAAAGTTGAAGCCGGAATTCCGGAAGATGATCCGAGAAATCCTGCAACTATTGCAGATAATGTTGGAGATAATGTAGGAGATGTTGCCGGAATGGGCGCTGATTTATTTGGGTCTTACGTTGCCACGGTTTTAGCAACCATGGTTTTGGGAAGAGAAACATTTTCTGATGATGCATTTGGTGGTTATGCACCGATCCTTTTACCGATGTTAATCGCAGGAACAGGAATTATTTATTCTATGATCGGAACTTTGTTTGTAAAAATAGCAGAAACCACAGAGTTAGATACTGCGCCGGTTCAGAATGCATTAAATTTAGGAAACTGGGGAAGTATCGTTATTACAGCGATCTCTTCTTATTTCCTCGTCAACTATTTAATGCCGGATACCATGACACTTCGCGGTCATGAATTTACCAAAATGGGCGTTTTCGGTGCTATTATGGTGGGACTTGTGGTAGGAACATTAATGAGCATTATTACCGAGTATTATACTGCGATGGGTAAAAGACCGGTAAAAAGTATCATTAAACAATCTTCAACAGGACATGCAACCAATATAATCGGTGGATTAGCGGTTGGAATGGAATCTACTTTATTACCAATTTTAGTTTTAGCCGGAGGTATTTACGGTTCATATCTTTGTGCCGGTTTATATGGTGTTGCAATTGCGGCGGCAGGAATGATGGCAACTACAGCTATGCAGTTAGCCATTGATGCTTTTGGACCCATTGCAGACAATGCAGGTGGGATTGCTGAAATGAGTGAATTACCAAAAGAAGTTCGTGAAAGAACCGATATTTTAGATGCGGTAGGAAATACAACTGCTGCAAGTGGTAAAGGTTTTGCGATCGCTTCAGCTGCTTTAACGGCTTTGGCTTTATTTGCGGCATTCGTTGGAATTGCAGGCATTGATGGGATTGATATTTATCGAGCTGATGTTCTTGCCGGATTATTTGTAGGAGCCATGATTCCATTTATCTTTTCCTCATTGGCGATCAAAGCCGTTGGAGAAGCCGCAATGGCCATGGTGGAAGAAGTTCGCCGACAATTCCGTGAAATCCCTGGAATTTTAGAAGGTAAAGCGGTTCCGGAATATGAAAAATGTGTGGCTATTTCAACGGATGCTTCCATCAAAAAGATGATGCTTCCGGGCGCAATCGCATTGGTTTCTCCGCTATTGATTGGATTTATTTTCGGACCGGAAGTATTGGGAGGGTTTTTAGCCGGAGCGACCGTTTCAGGCGTGTTGATGGGAATGTTCCAAAATAACGCGGGTGGAGCTTGGGATAATGCTAAAAAGTCTTTCGAGAAAGGAGTTGAGATCAATGGGGAAATGCACTACAAAGGTTCTGAACCTCACAAAGCGTCAGTAACCGGAGATACAGTGGGTGATCCGTTCAAAGATACTTCAGGACCCTCTATGAATATCTTAATTAAATTGATGTCCATTGTTTCTTTGGTTATCGCACCTACATTAGCAATACTTCACAAAGACAAGATTGATCAAAACAGAAAAGAAAAATTAGAATCCCTGCAAGCCATGATAGGAACTGCTGCTGTGCCAATTGTTGTGGATGGTGGTGCGGTCGTAATGCCTGCCGCAGAAATAAGAGGTCAGCTGAATGAAGACGGTGATTTCGTTTATGATATCGGCAATATGAAGCAAGTAAAGCTGGCAGACAAAACTATTGCTTTAGGAGAAAATAGCCAGTTGTACAGAATGTATAACGGCCTGAAGACAAATGACAAAACAGTGTTAAATCCTGATCAATGGTACACGATTGAAAATCTCTATTTCCAAAGTGGAAGCAGCGACTTGAAAGCGGGTTCTGAGCAGCAATTAAATAATCTGGCGGAGATTCTAAACGCTTATCCAAGTGTGAAAATTAAATTGGGAGGTTACACAGATAATACAGGAAGTGAAGAAACCAATATGAGATTGTCTAATCTTCGCGCCCAGTCTGCGAAATTAAAATTACTCGAAATGGGTATCGCCGCTGACCGAATTGAAGCCCAAGGTTACGGAGCTGAACATCCGGTTTGTGAAGCAAATGATACGGATGAATGTAAAGCGCAGAACCGACGCATAGACGTTCATGTAGTAAACTTTTAA
- a CDS encoding CorA family divalent cation transporter translates to MPIEILFKNNHCEWIDVESPTEEDLEFLHQRYEINSLLLEDTIDANHLPKFEQDGKVDFFLMRENTQLERSNLNTISDISTKLGVFLLDSSIITIHRLKNKSIYELKKEILLPENAEIRRDEIALNLALKVMKSFDDESQNLLDTMDHIESEIFLKTTNHSNHIRRLYRLKRKSGLNNRILNISTVWVDKFKLLDLDDAEITDLKDKHKDVIGDFEHLSMQVSSLISMFLAMSDQKANQVMKVLAIYSMYFFPITFIAGIYGMNFHFMPELDLKFGYYITLGLMAFISLLTFLYVRKKGW, encoded by the coding sequence ATGCCTATTGAAATATTATTTAAAAACAACCATTGCGAGTGGATTGATGTAGAAAGTCCGACTGAAGAGGATCTGGAATTTCTGCACCAGCGTTACGAAATTAATTCACTTTTGTTAGAAGATACCATTGATGCCAATCACCTGCCAAAATTTGAGCAGGATGGAAAGGTCGATTTCTTTCTGATGCGGGAGAATACGCAACTCGAACGGTCAAACCTAAATACAATTAGTGATATTTCTACCAAGTTAGGAGTTTTCTTACTCGATTCTTCGATTATAACCATACACCGCCTGAAGAATAAAAGTATTTACGAACTAAAAAAAGAAATCCTTTTACCAGAAAATGCAGAAATCAGGAGAGATGAAATCGCCCTTAACCTTGCCTTGAAAGTCATGAAATCATTTGATGATGAATCCCAAAATCTACTGGATACCATGGATCACATCGAGAGCGAGATTTTTTTGAAAACGACGAATCATTCTAATCATATAAGAAGGTTGTATCGGTTAAAAAGAAAATCCGGACTGAATAACCGGATCTTAAATATTTCAACGGTGTGGGTCGATAAGTTTAAATTACTGGATCTGGATGATGCTGAGATCACGGATTTGAAAGATAAACATAAAGATGTCATCGGAGATTTTGAACATTTGAGTATGCAAGTTTCCAGCTTAATTTCAATGTTTCTGGCGATGAGTGACCAGAAAGCCAATCAAGTCATGAAAGTTCTGGCAATATATTCGATGTACTTTTTCCCGATTACGTTTATTGCCGGAATTTATGGGATGAATTTTCATTTTATGCCGGAACTGGATCTGAAATTTGGATATTATATTACTTTAGGTTTAATGGCTTTTATTTCCTTACTCACTTTTCTGTATGTTCGGAAAAAAGGCTGGTAA
- the pdhA gene encoding pyruvate dehydrogenase (acetyl-transferring) E1 component subunit alpha, protein MKEFSQEVYLKWYEEMTMWRRFEDKCRSLYLKQKIRGFLHLYNGQEAIPAGFAHAMDLSKDSMITAYRCHVHPMAMGVDPKRIMAELCGKATGTSGGMGGSMHIFSKEKRFYGGHGIVGGQIPLGAGIAFADKYFETGGVNICFFGDGAARQGSLHETFNMAMNWKLPVVFVVENNGYAMGTSVKRTANHEDIYKLGLGYEMPCLPVDAMDPEKVAEAAYEAIERARRGDGPTFIEARTYRYRGHSMSDAEPYRTKDEVAEHKKDDPIEIVKRRILENSWATEDQLAEIEERSRTFVDECVEFMEQSPYPDPSKVYDYVYAQEDYPFIDKLENN, encoded by the coding sequence ATGAAAGAATTTTCGCAAGAAGTTTACCTGAAGTGGTACGAAGAGATGACAATGTGGAGAAGGTTTGAAGACAAATGCCGCTCTCTTTATCTCAAACAAAAGATTAGAGGATTTTTACATCTATATAATGGTCAGGAAGCAATCCCAGCTGGATTTGCACATGCAATGGATTTGTCGAAAGACAGCATGATCACCGCATATCGTTGTCACGTTCATCCAATGGCAATGGGCGTAGATCCGAAAAGAATTATGGCAGAACTTTGCGGTAAAGCGACCGGAACTTCTGGTGGAATGGGAGGTTCTATGCACATTTTCAGCAAAGAGAAACGTTTCTACGGCGGTCACGGAATCGTAGGTGGTCAAATCCCATTAGGAGCAGGAATTGCTTTTGCTGATAAATATTTTGAAACCGGCGGCGTAAATATCTGTTTCTTTGGAGATGGTGCTGCACGTCAGGGTTCACTCCACGAAACGTTCAATATGGCCATGAACTGGAAACTTCCGGTAGTTTTTGTGGTCGAAAATAATGGATATGCAATGGGAACTTCTGTAAAAAGAACAGCCAATCACGAAGATATTTATAAATTAGGATTAGGATATGAAATGCCTTGTCTGCCTGTAGATGCTATGGATCCTGAGAAAGTTGCTGAAGCAGCTTACGAAGCGATCGAAAGAGCAAGAAGAGGTGATGGACCAACATTTATTGAAGCGAGAACGTACCGTTACAGAGGTCACTCGATGTCTGATGCAGAACCATACAGAACTAAAGATGAAGTTGCAGAGCATAAAAAAGATGATCCTATCGAAATTGTAAAGCGAAGAATCTTGGAAAATAGCTGGGCGACAGAAGATCAACTTGCTGAAATTGAAGAAAGATCCAGAACGTTCGTGGACGAATGTGTAGAATTTATGGAGCAGTCTCCATATCCGGATCCTTCAAAGGTTTACGATTATGTGTATGCGCAGGAAGATTATCCTTTCATCGATAAACTGGAAAATAACTAA
- a CDS encoding BlaI/MecI/CopY family transcriptional regulator, with protein MKISLLTTAEEHLMKVLWNLDSAYMREIIEQYPEPKPHPNTISTFLKILVEKEFLTTEKEGRIFRYSVAVPFHDYKKFMLTNFLDQYFNNSSREMIQMMRDEKLLQATDLEGFFETKSTIIQNDKKAESESDISQFIQDITGPKKKKKKKNRLNFDHAVTVKKKKKKNKEK; from the coding sequence ATGAAAATTAGTCTTTTAACTACTGCTGAAGAACACTTAATGAAAGTCCTTTGGAATCTGGATTCTGCCTATATGCGAGAAATTATTGAGCAATATCCCGAACCAAAGCCACACCCAAATACCATTTCTACTTTTTTAAAAATACTGGTAGAAAAGGAATTTCTAACAACCGAAAAAGAAGGTCGAATCTTCAGATATAGCGTTGCCGTACCTTTTCACGATTATAAAAAATTCATGTTGACCAATTTTTTAGATCAATATTTCAATAACTCTTCACGCGAAATGATTCAGATGATGCGCGACGAAAAACTTTTGCAAGCTACTGATCTAGAGGGTTTCTTTGAAACAAAATCAACCATCATTCAAAACGATAAAAAAGCGGAATCTGAATCTGACATCAGTCAGTTTATACAAGACATCACAGGACCGAAGAAAAAGAAAAAGAAGAAAAATCGCCTCAATTTCGATCATGCAGTAACAGTTAAGAAAAAAAAGAAGAAGAATAAAGAAAAATAA
- a CDS encoding DUF7935 family protein, whose translation MIESPLFPYAFALLIAAPFLIYTRQFVYTYIKLKKQQINLLTVKGQSEQRIHAYERITLFLERLKPANLVTKFDSSLAAHEYLFLVEKTINEEFDYNASQQLYLTKNSWSKVVNCKNSVLHLLHKTYENLSNESTLQDFKTVFLMNYMNEDDYISSCIEDLRKENLIIN comes from the coding sequence ATGATAGAATCGCCTTTATTTCCATATGCTTTTGCGCTGCTAATCGCAGCACCTTTCCTGATTTACACCAGGCAGTTTGTATACACGTACATCAAACTGAAAAAGCAACAGATCAATTTATTGACGGTAAAAGGACAATCGGAACAGCGTATTCACGCGTATGAAAGAATCACCCTTTTTTTAGAACGATTGAAACCCGCGAATTTAGTGACGAAATTTGACAGCAGTCTCGCGGCGCACGAATATCTTTTTTTAGTAGAAAAAACCATTAATGAAGAGTTCGATTATAATGCCTCCCAGCAATTATATCTGACCAAAAATTCCTGGAGCAAAGTCGTAAACTGTAAGAACAGTGTTTTGCATTTACTTCATAAAACCTATGAAAATCTTAGCAATGAAAGCACGCTGCAGGATTTTAAAACTGTTTTTTTGATGAATTATATGAATGAAGACGATTATATTTCATCTTGTATTGAAGACCTTAGAAAAGAAAACTTAATTATAAATTAA
- a CDS encoding ABC transporter ATP-binding protein has product MIKATNIHKSYGDLEVLKGVDIHIKEGEVISIVGESGAGKSTLLQILGTLDKPSNPKKFNTALELAGQSFVNMSDRQLSRFRNENIGFVFQFHQLLPEFSALENVLLPTKIAGKNEKESIDKAYSLFEDLNIAHRIHHKPNEMSGGEAQRTAVARALINSPKIIFADEPTGNLDSKNADDLHQLFFDLRDKYHQTFVIVTHNTHLADTTDRKLVMKDGLIIHGL; this is encoded by the coding sequence ATGATTAAAGCGACTAATATTCATAAATCCTACGGCGATTTAGAAGTGTTGAAAGGAGTAGACATCCACATCAAAGAAGGCGAGGTGATCTCTATCGTTGGTGAGTCGGGCGCAGGTAAATCAACTTTACTGCAGATTTTGGGAACCCTTGATAAACCCAGTAATCCGAAGAAATTTAATACCGCACTCGAATTGGCGGGCCAGTCTTTTGTTAATATGAGCGACCGTCAGTTGTCACGCTTCCGAAATGAAAATATCGGATTTGTATTTCAGTTTCACCAACTTTTACCCGAATTTTCTGCACTGGAAAATGTTTTGCTTCCCACAAAAATTGCCGGTAAAAACGAAAAAGAATCCATTGACAAAGCTTATTCATTATTCGAAGATTTAAACATTGCCCACAGAATTCACCACAAACCCAACGAAATGTCGGGTGGTGAAGCACAACGAACCGCGGTGGCGAGAGCTTTGATCAATTCCCCGAAGATCATCTTCGCCGATGAACCCACCGGAAATTTAGATTCGAAAAATGCTGATGATCTGCATCAACTCTTTTTTGATTTAAGAGATAAATACCATCAGACTTTTGTTATTGTGACGCATAATACACATTTGGCCGATACCACCGACCGTAAATTGGTGATGAAAGATGGTTTGATTATTCATGGTCTTTAA
- a CDS encoding phosphatase PAP2 family protein, with translation MTKSPSSLLIKFSKLISNFFNPLNSLIIYFIIYSAKNSTLRESALQFLPILAFTIIPISGFIVWKVKKKDYTDLDVSNRQQRKSLYFFIAGCILVYLAFIYLRYQEIDWVLFFLFILLVTMQVSNYFIKSSMHTALNIFVAALLFAIEPIFGGIWLGISVLVGISRIILKRHTLAEVLSGSLIAGVISFIYLYTHIQISN, from the coding sequence ATGACAAAATCGCCTTCTTCTCTCCTTATAAAGTTCTCGAAACTAATCTCCAATTTCTTCAATCCGCTCAACTCCTTAATCATTTACTTCATTATTTACAGTGCTAAAAATTCCACTTTACGGGAATCTGCACTCCAGTTTCTCCCTATTTTGGCATTCACCATTATTCCCATTTCAGGATTTATAGTCTGGAAAGTTAAGAAAAAGGACTATACAGACCTTGATGTTTCGAACAGACAGCAGCGCAAGAGTCTCTATTTTTTTATCGCAGGATGTATTTTGGTCTATCTTGCTTTCATCTACCTGCGATATCAAGAAATTGACTGGGTTTTATTTTTTCTTTTTATTTTACTAGTTACCATGCAGGTCAGCAACTATTTTATTAAAAGTTCCATGCATACAGCCCTCAATATCTTTGTAGCAGCGCTCCTTTTTGCAATTGAGCCAATATTTGGGGGTATTTGGCTGGGTATTTCAGTATTGGTCGGAATCAGCAGAATTATTCTAAAACGCCATACTTTAGCAGAAGTATTGTCTGGCTCGCTGATCGCGGGTGTAATTTCTTTTATTTATCTTTATACCCATATTCAAATTTCAAATTAA
- a CDS encoding 2-oxo acid dehydrogenase subunit E2: MAEVITMPRLSDTMTDGKVAKWHFKVGDTVKEGDILAEIETDKAVQDFESEVNGTLLYIGTEEGDSSPVDSVLAIIGEKGEDISTLKGGKAAEVVSEKKEEEKTDEEHKTEDKATSIEKTTAEIPAGVEVISMPRLSDTMTEGKVAKWHFKVGDKVKEGDILAEIETDKAIQDFESEFNGTLLFTSVGEGEASPVDTILAIIGPEGTDVSGITSGGAPKEASKPAAEQEKSEKAPKESTSEKTETPSADNASTERLAISPLAKKMAEDKGIDLKTLKGSGENGRIVKKDIENYEPKAASTSADKKESVATASTSPAPMNFVQGEDSETPNSQVRNIIAKRLSESKFTAPHYYLIVEINMDKAIEARKEINSLPDTKISFNDMIIKATAMALRKHPQVNSTWKEDKIIHHGNINVGVAVAIPDGLVVPVLKNADQMNYNQISAAVKDMAGRAKSKGLKANEMEGSTFSVSNLGMFGIETFTSIINQPNSAILSVGAIVEKPIVKDGQIVVGNTMKLSLACDHRVVDGATGAQFLQTLRTYLEQPLTLLL, translated from the coding sequence ATGGCAGAAGTAATTACAATGCCCCGACTTTCGGATACGATGACTGACGGTAAAGTGGCAAAATGGCATTTTAAAGTCGGTGATACCGTAAAAGAAGGCGATATTTTAGCAGAAATCGAAACCGATAAAGCCGTTCAAGACTTTGAATCAGAGGTTAATGGTACTTTGTTATATATCGGAACAGAAGAAGGTGATTCTTCTCCCGTAGATTCTGTATTGGCCATTATCGGTGAAAAAGGAGAAGATATCTCTACACTGAAAGGTGGAAAAGCTGCAGAAGTCGTTTCCGAGAAAAAAGAAGAAGAAAAAACCGACGAAGAACATAAAACGGAAGACAAAGCAACCAGTATTGAAAAAACAACTGCTGAAATTCCGGCAGGAGTAGAAGTCATTTCAATGCCAAGACTTTCTGATACCATGACCGAGGGTAAAGTGGCGAAATGGCACTTTAAAGTAGGTGATAAAGTGAAAGAAGGCGATATTCTTGCAGAAATCGAAACTGATAAAGCCATTCAGGATTTTGAATCTGAATTCAATGGCACTTTGCTTTTTACCAGCGTTGGTGAAGGTGAAGCAAGTCCGGTTGATACAATTTTAGCCATCATTGGTCCGGAAGGAACAGATGTTTCCGGAATAACTTCAGGAGGTGCCCCCAAAGAAGCCTCAAAACCTGCAGCTGAACAAGAAAAATCTGAGAAGGCTCCAAAAGAATCAACATCTGAAAAAACAGAAACTCCATCTGCCGACAACGCTTCTACGGAAAGATTGGCAATTTCTCCTTTGGCTAAAAAAATGGCCGAAGATAAAGGAATTGACCTTAAGACTTTAAAAGGAAGTGGCGAGAACGGAAGAATCGTTAAAAAAGATATCGAAAATTACGAACCAAAAGCCGCAAGTACTTCTGCAGATAAAAAAGAATCTGTTGCCACTGCATCGACTTCTCCAGCTCCAATGAATTTTGTTCAGGGTGAAGATTCTGAAACGCCCAATTCACAGGTTCGAAACATTATAGCAAAACGACTTTCTGAAAGTAAATTTACCGCTCCACATTATTATCTGATTGTCGAAATCAACATGGATAAAGCGATTGAAGCGAGAAAAGAAATCAATTCTTTACCGGATACCAAGATTTCATTTAATGATATGATTATTAAAGCAACTGCGATGGCTTTAAGAAAACATCCACAAGTGAATTCTACCTGGAAAGAAGATAAAATCATTCACCATGGAAATATCAACGTCGGTGTTGCCGTCGCAATTCCTGATGGATTAGTGGTTCCTGTGTTGAAAAATGCAGATCAAATGAACTACAATCAAATTTCTGCCGCCGTTAAAGATATGGCCGGAAGAGCTAAATCCAAAGGTTTAAAAGCCAACGAAATGGAAGGTTCTACATTCTCAGTTTCTAACTTAGGAATGTTTGGGATTGAAACCTTTACCTCAATTATCAACCAGCCGAACTCTGCGATTCTTTCTGTCGGAGCGATTGTGGAAAAACCAATTGTAAAAGACGGACAAATCGTTGTTGGGAACACCATGAAACTTTCTTTGGCATGTGACCACAGAGTAGTTGACGGAGCGACTGGCGCGCAATTCTTACAAACGCTAAGAACCTATTTAGAACAGCCTTTGACACTGTTACTCTAA
- the radC gene encoding RadC family protein, with product MSIKFLAEDDRPREKFLLKGKNSLSDAELLAIIMGSGNREESAVELGRKILNSIGNNWHNLSLLTIPDLMKFKGVGEAKAILIATSLEIGRRRAAQEVPEKIQITNSHETYKVLLPYLSDLQTEEFWAIYLNQNNRILGKGKLSSGGINQSVVDVRILFKTALEQFATGIIIAHNHPSGNLKPSSEDLKITKQIAEAGKILNIQLLDHLIIAQNSYLSFADENLL from the coding sequence ATGTCTATTAAATTCCTGGCTGAAGACGACCGACCGAGAGAAAAATTTTTACTGAAAGGTAAAAATTCACTTTCAGATGCAGAGTTGCTGGCAATTATTATGGGAAGCGGCAACCGCGAAGAATCAGCCGTTGAATTAGGACGTAAGATCTTAAATTCGATCGGAAATAACTGGCATAATTTATCACTTTTAACCATTCCAGATTTGATGAAGTTTAAAGGAGTTGGAGAGGCAAAAGCCATATTGATTGCCACTTCACTTGAAATTGGCAGAAGAAGAGCAGCCCAGGAAGTTCCGGAAAAAATTCAAATCACGAACAGCCACGAAACTTATAAAGTGTTACTTCCTTATTTATCAGATTTGCAGACCGAAGAATTTTGGGCCATTTATCTGAATCAAAACAACCGTATTTTGGGTAAAGGAAAACTGTCTTCTGGCGGAATTAATCAATCGGTTGTAGATGTTCGTATACTTTTCAAAACTGCTTTGGAGCAATTTGCAACCGGGATTATTATCGCTCATAATCATCCGTCCGGGAATTTGAAACCCAGTTCTGAAGATCTCAAAATAACAAAACAAATTGCCGAGGCAGGTAAAATTTTGAATATTCAATTGCTTGATCACTTGATCATTGCGCAAAATTCTTATTTAAGTTTTGCAGATGAAAATTTATTATGA
- a CDS encoding inorganic pyrophosphatase: MIPNFKAHPWHGISAGDEAPNVVNVFVEIVPSDTIKYEIDKQSGYLKVDRPQQFSNIIPALYGFIPRTYCHDEVLKLAIESGAQDVSMGDLDPLDICVLSSHNIHAGGMLMEAIPIGGFKMIDKGEADDKIVAVMKGDHAFGHFRDIEELPQAEVKRLMHYFLTYKNLPDEPAKCRIEEVYGAEHAKKVILASQKDYANKFGG, translated from the coding sequence ATGATACCGAATTTTAAAGCACATCCGTGGCACGGGATTTCTGCCGGCGATGAAGCACCAAACGTTGTTAATGTATTTGTAGAAATTGTCCCTAGCGACACCATAAAATATGAGATCGATAAGCAGAGTGGCTATTTAAAAGTAGACCGTCCACAGCAATTTTCTAATATTATCCCGGCTTTGTACGGTTTTATTCCAAGAACATACTGTCACGATGAAGTATTGAAACTGGCGATTGAAAGCGGCGCTCAGGATGTGTCGATGGGAGATTTAGATCCTTTGGATATCTGCGTTTTAAGCTCTCATAATATCCATGCTGGTGGTATGTTGATGGAAGCTATTCCAATTGGCGGTTTTAAAATGATCGACAAAGGTGAAGCGGATGATAAGATAGTTGCAGTCATGAAAGGGGACCACGCTTTTGGTCATTTCCGCGATATCGAAGAATTGCCTCAAGCGGAAGTGAAAAGATTGATGCACTATTTCTTAACCTATAAAAATTTACCGGATGAACCTGCAAAATGCAGAATCGAAGAAGTATACGGTGCAGAACATGCAAAGAAAGTTATTTTAGCCTCACAAAAAGATTACGCGAATAAATTTGGCGGCTAA